TACAGCGGTTTACGCCACTGGGGGTTGTCATCGAACACCATAGCGGTAATTTTGGGCAGTATATAGCTAACACCCTCCCGCGCCTGTGCATTTGACCAAGCAAGTGTGCACAAAATAACTAGAAAAATTAAACGTCTACTCACAACATCCTCACGAGCGATTGAATTATTATTACCACTATTCTAGCCAGTTTCCCGCCTGGGCCAACACCAGATGTTCCATCATATCGATATGCGCATCATCATCATTCAACGCCGGAATATAGTGAAACTCACTCCCACCCTTGGACAAAAAGAAATCGCGATTTTCCTGGTCGATCTCTTCCAGTGTCTCCAGGCAATCGGCCGAAAAGCCTGGGCAAACCACATCCAGTCGCTTAACGCCCTGAGCAGCAAGTGATTCGACGGTTTCATCCGTATACGGCCGCAACCATTCTTCTCTTCCAAGCCTAGACTGATAGGAAAGCGCCCACTCGTCGTCACGCAAGCCTAATCTGGTGACAAGCGCCTGTACCGTCGCTTTACAATGTTGTGGATAAATATCGCCGTGATCCGCGTAGCGCTTTGGTATTGAGTGAAAAGAAAATAATAGCTTGTCGCCTTTGCCGTGCGCTTGCCAGTAGCGGCTCACACTATCGGCGAGTGCCTGGATATAGTGATTGTCCACGTGGTATTCCGTGGCGACTCGCAACTCAGGGATCACCCGCCAGCGTTTAAAGACGTCAAACATACCGTCAGTAATAGATGCGGTGGTTGTCGCGGAATATTGTGGATAGAGCGGTAACACCACCAGTTTACGCGCATTAGCGTGAGCAAGTTTTTCCAAGGCTGTATTTATAGAAGGATGTCCATAGCGCATACCCAACTCCACCACAAAGCGGCCAGGATAATGTTTATCCAATCGTTGTTGGAGACTTTTCTGCTGTTTGCGCGAGATCAACAATAGCGGCGAACCATGCTCAGTCCAGACTTTGCTATAAGCGCGGGCAGATTTTGATGGCCGGATGTTGAGGATGATGCCGTTCAATGCGAACCACCAGATAAACCTTGGCACCTCGACAATGCGCGGATCCCACAGAAATTCTTTGAGATAGCGTCGAACAGCGCCTTTGGTAGGCGCTTCGGGTGTGCCTAAATTGGCAAGCAACACCCCGATTTTGTCAGTATTCTCGTCTCTGCCCAGCCCGGCAATATATGCTGGCATTTCGCCCCCTGTACCCACTAAATTCGGTGGCCAAGGGTACCAGATTCACCAATCGAATGACAGGTGGCCAGCAGATGACGACTTAGGCGTTACTCAGCAATGGCCGATTCGGACAAGGCCATATTGATGCGGTTGCGACCGTCTTTTTTGGCCGTATACAAGGCATTGTCTGCGCGCCCGATAAGTGCGTCCAGGCTCTCGCCTGGCTCAAATACCACCAGGCCAGAGGAAAATCCCGGTAAGCGTATATTATTGCCCTCAAACTGCAGAGTCGTCTCATTGGCGCGTTTCAATACTTTCTGCAATGCCTTATATGCACCTTCAACCGCTGTATTGGGGAAAATTACGGCAAATTCCTCACCCCCGTATCGAGCAACCATGTCGTTATGTCGAAAAGTTGTCAGCACATCCTGAGAATAACACTTGAGAACCGCGTCGCCTGCCGGATGCCCGTAGTTATCATTGATAGGTTTAAAACGATCGAGGTCGAGTATGGCCAGGGCCAGAGAATTGCCGTAGCGCTGGGCGCGACTGATTTCGTCCTTGAGCCGTTTGATAAACGCCCTTCGATTGGGAAGCGCGGTCAAATCATCGGTGAGGCTCAAGGTGGTTACCCGATTCAATTCCTCACTAAGTCGTTTGCCTTCATGCTGCACCATAGCAAGATAGCTGGATACGGTTTGAAAGTTTTCGACCAGTTGCTGGTGATCCTGCAGCACGTTTTCCAGTTCATGGACCAGTGCCTGTTTACGTTTATCAAATTCATTCAGATGATCAATATCGCGTATGGTTTCAAGCTCGGTTTCGAGCAGCTTGCCAAATTCCCGGCTTTTGTTTAGCCCTTCAACGATTTTTTCATGCGCAGTCAACGAATCCATAACCATATTCATTCCCTTCGAAACGACTCCATTTTTGACTTCATCCGTTACCTTGGAACGGGTTTCCGCAACCGATCGCTTTTGCAGATAATGTATCTTGCCTCTTGTGTTTATATCCTCAGAGGTAGTTGATCCCGGGGTCTCACTCATCCCGTAAGCTTCGAGCAAGGGCTTGAGCATAGTACGAACCTGCTGTTCTACCGCACCTTCGACTAAGGTTATTTCGTCTGCGCATTGCTCGACTGCTTCACGGATAGCATCCATTTCGACTTCATCGAGAGGAGGCGTCATGCGAGCACGAAGCAGGCTGATTTTGGTCTGGAGTTTGGTATCTGCAGGAAGATGAGTGGATATGGCATCCAAAAGAAAACCGATAGATGCCACCAGCGTATGCTCGCGGGCGCAGCATGCGTCCTCGTGACTGGCCAACATATGCCCAATCTGGGACAGAAGTATATGCCCCGAATCAGATGCGGACAGACCATCGAGCAAGCGCATAATCTTGCGCAAGGTGGCAGCCTTGAGCAAGACAGTATCTTTGCCTAAGTTCAATTTTATTGCTCCCCATCCGCCCCTGTTTTTAAAACAGCTTTTTTATTTGGAGCTATGTTTCAGATGTTTTGTTTTTATTGAGTAAGAAATACGACGAAATTGCCAACTCACAAGCACCATCGAATATTCGCTTCGATAGATGTTCGAGGATACTACGGCAATTCATGGTTATTGGGCATTATAGTAAGTAGATTTCAAAAAAAACAGCGCTATAACGGTTAACATATGTCCATATTGACCGAAAGGTTTAGCCTAACATGATTTCGGTCAGAAATGGCACCTCAGCGGCGACGTTGTCTTTGACTATCGCCTGCATCAGTGTGTCAAGATCCATGTCATAGGATTGGAGAATTTCACGGACGGATACGGGTACTTCGGAGAAATCTTTGCGGAGATTGGCGCACACAAATCGCGCCAGCCTAAAACAATGCAGATAAGCAATATTCTCGCTGGTTACCGGAATGTCAGAAGATTCACATACCGCAATGCAGGCTTGCGGAAGATTCCAGGCTTGCAACACGTGAACCGTCACCTGTTCAGGCCGGATTCCCATCAAACCGTCTTCAAGTTCTGGTAATGGCGTTTCGGGCATACCACTGACGATATGATTGAGAACCGAATACTCACGGGGAAAAAGATGCGCCAGCGTCAAATATCCAATGCTATGCAAAAGACCCGCAAGAAAACTCATCCCTGCCGTTACCCGTTTCCGCAAAGGCGTGTGCAAGGCGATGTATCGCGATACGATGGCCTCTGAAAGAGAGCTTTCCCATATCGCTTTGACGCCCACTCGTCCTTCATGTGGCGCGTGAAACTGATGGGAAAACAACATCGCCAGCGCGACGTTAACTGAATCGTCATAACCGATAACGCGGTAAATCGCATCGAATACACTATTCACATCACCTTGAAACGAATAATGTGCCGAACGCGCCAGAGACACTATGCGCGCCGAGAGTGCCTGATCCTGTTCAACGATTTCCACCAATTCATCAATGCCTGCCTCATCATTTCCCAATAGACGCAATAGTTGGTGCACAATGCCCGGCATTACTGGTAATGACTTTACCTGCTTTAATTGCGACAATACTTCTGTCTCTGCAAAAAGCTGGTTACTGTCCCGCGTCGTATCGACATCACTAAGCAAGTGATGAGTCGCCATATCGTCCGATTCCCCGACGGAGTTATCGACTTTTTGCCTATGCGCAAATGCAAAACCCTTTTTTCCTGGAAACAAGGAGGAAAAGTATTGCGCATCGACACGCACCACATGTTCCCCATCGACTATAAATTCCAGAAAAGGCCAACTAAACAGACAGCTTTCCACCAGGGTAGGAATATTCCACAGCACGCCTAATGGTGGAACAGAAGTTGTTCCCAGCGTTTGGCTATAACGTGCGATGCATTCCTGCGTAGCAAAGTCGAGTTTCCGATGCGTAATTTTTCGAATGGCATTGAGATCGATATTGGAATCTTTTGGATAGGCGCTAATTACCAGCCCTTGCGTGTCACACAATAGGCGTGTATCAATCCGGTATTGGCACTCCTGGTCACCAGCGTACTTAACGACGGAATAATTGATTTTTTGTTTTTGAAAATATTGTAATACTTCACCAATAGTCGACATAAAGTACCGCTAGTGTGGCCGATGTTAATGCGACCCCCAGTCACGCAAGAACTATCTATCTCTCCCGCATCGGGACAAAACGGCTCAGGCACCAATCAAATGATTGATCTCTTGCTCAGCTTCAATCCAATCCTGTTCCGGGCTGCCATTGGCAAATTCACGGCCCATAGCCTTGAAATACGCCGCCTCTCGGATCATTTGTTGGCGCTTATCA
The nucleotide sequence above comes from Gammaproteobacteria bacterium. Encoded proteins:
- the hemH gene encoding ferrochelatase, yielding MPAYIAGLGRDENTDKIGVLLANLGTPEAPTKGAVRRYLKEFLWDPRIVEVPRFIWWFALNGIILNIRPSKSARAYSKVWTEHGSPLLLISRKQQKSLQQRLDKHYPGRFVVELGMRYGHPSINTALEKLAHANARKLVVLPLYPQYSATTTASITDGMFDVFKRWRVIPELRVATEYHVDNHYIQALADSVSRYWQAHGKGDKLLFSFHSIPKRYADHGDIYPQHCKATVQALVTRLGLRDDEWALSYQSRLGREEWLRPYTDETVESLAAQGVKRLDVVCPGFSADCLETLEEIDQENRDFFLSKGGSEFHYIPALNDDDAHIDMMEHLVLAQAGNWLE
- a CDS encoding GGDEF domain-containing protein, whose translation is MNLGKDTVLLKAATLRKIMRLLDGLSASDSGHILLSQIGHMLASHEDACCAREHTLVASIGFLLDAISTHLPADTKLQTKISLLRARMTPPLDEVEMDAIREAVEQCADEITLVEGAVEQQVRTMLKPLLEAYGMSETPGSTTSEDINTRGKIHYLQKRSVAETRSKVTDEVKNGVVSKGMNMVMDSLTAHEKIVEGLNKSREFGKLLETELETIRDIDHLNEFDKRKQALVHELENVLQDHQQLVENFQTVSSYLAMVQHEGKRLSEELNRVTTLSLTDDLTALPNRRAFIKRLKDEISRAQRYGNSLALAILDLDRFKPINDNYGHPAGDAVLKCYSQDVLTTFRHNDMVARYGGEEFAVIFPNTAVEGAYKALQKVLKRANETTLQFEGNNIRLPGFSSGLVVFEPGESLDALIGRADNALYTAKKDGRNRINMALSESAIAE
- a CDS encoding HDOD domain-containing protein yields the protein MSTIGEVLQYFQKQKINYSVVKYAGDQECQYRIDTRLLCDTQGLVISAYPKDSNIDLNAIRKITHRKLDFATQECIARYSQTLGTTSVPPLGVLWNIPTLVESCLFSWPFLEFIVDGEHVVRVDAQYFSSLFPGKKGFAFAHRQKVDNSVGESDDMATHHLLSDVDTTRDSNQLFAETEVLSQLKQVKSLPVMPGIVHQLLRLLGNDEAGIDELVEIVEQDQALSARIVSLARSAHYSFQGDVNSVFDAIYRVIGYDDSVNVALAMLFSHQFHAPHEGRVGVKAIWESSLSEAIVSRYIALHTPLRKRVTAGMSFLAGLLHSIGYLTLAHLFPREYSVLNHIVSGMPETPLPELEDGLMGIRPEQVTVHVLQAWNLPQACIAVCESSDIPVTSENIAYLHCFRLARFVCANLRKDFSEVPVSVREILQSYDMDLDTLMQAIVKDNVAAEVPFLTEIMLG
- a CDS encoding DUF2934 domain-containing protein translates to MTSVKPRGKTVKATRQTTTTKPRATSRITKPNVEVDDDKRQQMIREAAYFKAMGREFANGSPEQDWIEAEQEINHLIGA